The sequence below is a genomic window from Oreochromis niloticus isolate F11D_XX linkage group LG3, O_niloticus_UMD_NMBU, whole genome shotgun sequence.
CACCTTGCATCTGTGCACAGCAGCAGCGAGTACCATCTGATTCAGAAGCTGACTGGCCCTTATGGCTACAAAACTACTTGGATTGGAGGAACTAATGCATCTGGGGTACTTTTATTCAAtcattacaattttttttctgtttcacaagaCTTTGGTTAGGCAGACTCTTTTGGCCTGCCTGAAATAATGCTATCAACTTCTGTCTTCTAGAAACATGTTTGGTTGTGGACTGATGGGAGCTGTTTCAGCTATACACACTGGTGCCCAGGAGAGCCTAATAATGGCTGTGGCAATCAGCACTGTCTGCAGATAAATTATAGTGGTAATTCAGAGTACAACATTTAATATGAATGCTTAATATATGAATGacttataaaaaataaaaaataaataaatttactgATTTCTGCACTTGTACTTTCTTAGGTTCCAAGTGTTGGGATGATGTGCAGTGTGACTCACATCGGCCATCTATCTGTGCCAGGAAAATCTCAAGACACCTGGGCTGAGACTGAAGCATGAAATtcctataaaaacacaaactgatgtacaatagtgtttgtgttttgcttgctccaatttctttatttcattttgaagcATTAAATTTTTTCTCTCATTGTAGCACCCAACCTAAACATCAAAATGACAAATCAACAAAAACTGCATTGTCTTTTAAGACCTTGTGTCTTTAACAAGAGCAGACTGGTTGTGTTACTACAGCGTTGATTTTTGAAAActgttctttcttctgtttttcattttttttcacttgttttatgCAGCAATAAAGCTTTTAGTCAAGCATCTGTCTGTGTTACATCTCTTGTGTTTAGGAATATACATATTCAGCATTCATAAGACACATTCATTGAAGTTGGGGAATTTAACATTAACCTGGACGTCCTGATGTAAAGTAGTGGTGAGGTGACCATGAGGATTGGCTTTTAAAGGGAGATCACCCACCTGTTCTCCATTCAGACATTGTTTCCCTTATGCCAGAAGCTCCTAAACCCTCAACACCATCAGCCGCTGCTTGCTTTAGGTGCTGTTAACCAGAGTTGTTC
It includes:
- the LOC100696769 gene encoding ladderlectin, with the translated sequence MKLLLVSVLLCAVMVLTPAAFLTDKVDSSGAGDLIPTGISDQVNMSSCCPRGWTRFRRRCFVYIPTAMNWAHAERNCRSMGAHLASVHSSSEYHLIQKLTGPYGYKTTWIGGTNASGKHVWLWTDGSCFSYTHWCPGEPNNGCGNQHCLQINYSGSKCWDDVQCDSHRPSICARKISRHLG